In the genome of Planococcus donghaensis, the window CTTCTTTCACACGTAAACGGCGTTTTTTCTTTTTCTTTGGCATAAGAGAAGAAAATGCATCTTGCATATTTGCCCCCATTTGTTCCATTCCCGAACCTTGTAGAGCATCAAACATAGAAAGTGAGTTTTCAACCACTTCAACGGTTACCCATTCTTCTTCTAACTTTCCTGCTTTTAAGTCAGCAGCGATTTCTCTTCTTTTCACTCGGACTTCAACCTCTGCAGTTGGTTCTTCATCTTCCTGATCAAGTTTTTGTCCAAAAAGCATTTCTAGCGGATTTTGGTTTGTTTGTTTTTTGCGCATAGAAGGTGCTAATAATTTAACGATTCGTTCGTTAGCTGCTGTTTCTGCTTGGAATTTAACTGCTTCGTATTTTTCTTCTTTGACGATCCGCACCGATGCTTCTACTAAATCACGCACCATCGATTCAACATCACGACCGACATAACCAACTTCAGTAAACTTTGTTGCTTCAACTTTTATAAATGGCGCACCCGTTAATTTCGCAATACGACGAGCAATTTCTGTTTTTCCGACCCCAGTCGGACCAATCATTAAAATATTTTTAGGAATTACTTCACCGCGCATTTCTTCGTCCAACCGACTTCTACGGTAGCGATTTCGCAATGCAATCGCAATGGAACGCTTCGCATCTTTTTGACCAACAATGTATCGATCTAAATGGTTTGTAATTTGTCTTGGCGTTAAATCCGTCTGGTTTTTCATTAGGACAATTCCTCCACAACAATTTGGTGATTAGTATAGACACAAATATCTGCTGCAGTTTCTAAAGCTGATTTCGCAATTTCTGCTGCTGTAAAATGATCTCCAGCAAATTTTTTCAGTGCACGTCCAGCTGCTAATGCATAGTTACCACCAGAGCCAATCGCTAATATGCCATCATCCGGCTCAATCACTTCGCCAGTTCCCGATACTAACAATAGTTCATCTTTGTTCATAATAATAAGCATGGCTTCTAATTGGCGTAGCATTTTGTCTCCACGCCATTGCTTAGCTAGTTCTACAGCTGCTCTTTGAAGATTGCCGTTATACTCCGTTAACTTTCCTTCAAACATTTCAAACAGTGTAAAAGCATCTGCAACGGACCCTGCGAACCCCGTCAATACTTGCCCATTATATAATTTACGCACTTTTCTTGCTGTATGCTTCATTACGACAGCATTACCAAATGTAACTTGACCATCACCTGACATTGCACATTGACCGTTATGTCGAACTGCAAATATTGTGGTTGCATGAAATTCTTGCATTGTAAAATGCCCCTTTCTAAGCTCGTGGATGTGAATTCAAATACGTATTTCGTAAATGTTCTTTTGTGACGTGTGTATATACTTGGGTGGAACTTAAATGAGAGTGCCCCAATAATTCCTGCACAGTCCGAATATCGGCCCCGTTATTAATCAGGTGCGTTGCAAATGTATGGCGAATCATATGCGGATAAATAGAAGAATTGACCGAAGCCTTTTTCATGCATTCACTTAAAATATGGCGAATGCCACGATCCGTAACGACCTCACCACGACTATTAACGAATAAATAATCATGATCTTGTTTCTTCATCAGTTTAGGACGTGCGTCTTCGAGATAATGTTCCAACGCATCTTGTGCAAACTGACCATAAGGAATATAGCGTTCTTTCCTTCCTTTTCCCATCACTTTCACAATTTGCATCGTTTGATCTAAATCATTCAATCGAATAGAAACACATTCGCTAACTCGCATGCCCGTTGCATAGAGTAATTCAAGCAACGCTGTATTACGAACCGACAATTTGTCTTCACCTTGAACCGACTTAAAAAGCTGCGCTAGTTCTTCTTCATAAAAAAATTGCGGCAGTCGTTCTTCTTTTTTAGGATGATATAGTGATCTAAATGCAGCTTCGTCTAAGCCGTACTCCCGATTGGCATAACGGAAAAACGATCGAATGGCAGAGATTTTTCTAGAAACTGTTGTTCTTGATAACTTAGCATCATATAATTTCGTAACATAATTTCTAGCATGTATATATTCGACTTCTTGTATGTCTGGCACACCTTCAGCATTTAGAAACAGAAAAAAATCCGCCAAATCATGTTCATAATGGTGGACGGTATGTGTAGAATAATTTTTCTCCAGTTGGATATAACTCATAAAAGATTCCAGCATCTTTTCTTTCTTCATACGCGCTCCACCTTTCAGCAAATAGAAAAGCCTCTAAATTATAACAACATTTAGAGGCTTTTATCAATTAAACAGTTACTGTATTCATATAATTTTGAATTGATTCAAGTGCACGGTTTGCATGTTTTTCTGCACGCTCTTGTTTTGAACGAATACGTTCGCCTAAATCAGGGAACAATCCGAAGTTAACATTCATCGGTTGGAAATTCTTGCTGTCTGCTTCCGTGATGTATCGCGCCATACTCCCTAATGCAGTTTCAGCTGGGAAAACCAGTAACTCTTCACCTAATGCCAACTTCGCAGCGTTAATACCCGCCAACAATCCGCTTCCCGCAGATTCAACATAGCCTTCTACACCTGTCATTTGACCAGCAAAGAAAATGTTATCATCTGCCTTTAGTTGATAAGTTGGTCTTAGCACACGCGGTGAATTGATAAACGTGTTACGGTGCATCACACCGTAACGGACAATTTCAACATTCTCCAAGCCTGGGATCAATTTTAACACTTCTTTTTGAGGTCCCCATTTAAGGTGGGTTTGGAAACCAACAATATTGTAAAGTGTTCCAGCTGCGTCATCTTGACGAAGTTGAACAACTGCATATGGACGTTCTCCTGTTTTTGGATCTTCCAATCCTACTGGCTTCATTGGTCCGAATGTTAACGTTTTCTCGCCCCTAGCCGCCATTACTTCAACAGGCATACACCCTTCAAAGTAAATTTCTTTCTCAAACTCTTTCAAAGGTACTACTTCAGCTTCAACAAGTGCTGTATGGAATCGTTTAAACTCTTCTTCTGTCATTGGACAGTTTAGATAAGCTGCTTCTCCTTTGTCGTAGCGAGATTTCAAATACACTTTATCCATATCGATGCTGTCTTTTTCAACGATTGGCGCTGCTGCATCATAAAAATACAAATATTCTTCGCCCGTCAACTTGCGAATCTTCTCAGCTAGTGCCGGAGAAGTTAATGGACCGGTTGCAATAATCGTAATGCCTTCTGGAATTTCAGTTACTTCTTCGTTGATCACTTCTACTAATGGGTGGTTTTTCACTTTATCAGTTACTGCCGCCGCAAATTCGTGACGATCAACCGCTAG includes:
- the xerC gene encoding tyrosine recombinase XerC, which codes for MKKEKMLESFMSYIQLEKNYSTHTVHHYEHDLADFFLFLNAEGVPDIQEVEYIHARNYVTKLYDAKLSRTTVSRKISAIRSFFRYANREYGLDEAAFRSLYHPKKEERLPQFFYEEELAQLFKSVQGEDKLSVRNTALLELLYATGMRVSECVSIRLNDLDQTMQIVKVMGKGRKERYIPYGQFAQDALEHYLEDARPKLMKKQDHDYLFVNSRGEVVTDRGIRHILSECMKKASVNSSIYPHMIRHTFATHLINNGADIRTVQELLGHSHLSSTQVYTHVTKEHLRNTYLNSHPRA
- the trmFO gene encoding FADH(2)-oxidizing methylenetetrahydrofolate--tRNA-(uracil(54)-C(5))-methyltransferase TrmFO, which encodes MTKYVNVIGAGLAGSEAAWQIAKRGVNVRLFEMRPVQQTAAHHTDKFAELVCSNSLRANSLTNAVGVIKEEMRKLDSVIIESADGASVPAGGALAVDRHEFAAAVTDKVKNHPLVEVINEEVTEIPEGITIIATGPLTSPALAEKIRKLTGEEYLYFYDAAAPIVEKDSIDMDKVYLKSRYDKGEAAYLNCPMTEEEFKRFHTALVEAEVVPLKEFEKEIYFEGCMPVEVMAARGEKTLTFGPMKPVGLEDPKTGERPYAVVQLRQDDAAGTLYNIVGFQTHLKWGPQKEVLKLIPGLENVEIVRYGVMHRNTFINSPRVLRPTYQLKADDNIFFAGQMTGVEGYVESAGSGLLAGINAAKLALGEELLVFPAETALGSMARYITEADSKNFQPMNVNFGLFPDLGERIRSKQERAEKHANRALESIQNYMNTVTV
- the hslV gene encoding ATP-dependent protease subunit HslV: MQEFHATTIFAVRHNGQCAMSGDGQVTFGNAVVMKHTARKVRKLYNGQVLTGFAGSVADAFTLFEMFEGKLTEYNGNLQRAAVELAKQWRGDKMLRQLEAMLIIMNKDELLLVSGTGEVIEPDDGILAIGSGGNYALAAGRALKKFAGDHFTAAEIAKSALETAADICVYTNHQIVVEELS
- the hslU gene encoding HslU--HslV peptidase ATPase subunit, producing the protein MKNQTDLTPRQITNHLDRYIVGQKDAKRSIAIALRNRYRRSRLDEEMRGEVIPKNILMIGPTGVGKTEIARRIAKLTGAPFIKVEATKFTEVGYVGRDVESMVRDLVEASVRIVKEEKYEAVKFQAETAANERIVKLLAPSMRKKQTNQNPLEMLFGQKLDQEDEEPTAEVEVRVKRREIAADLKAGKLEEEWVTVEVVENSLSMFDALQGSGMEQMGANMQDAFSSLMPKKKKKRRLRVKEARRVLTTEEAAKLVDDEEVGMEAIERAEQHGIIFIDEMDKIASKSNSSSADVSREGVQRDILPIVEGSTVSTKYGAVKTDYMLFVAAGAFHMSKPSDLIPELQGRFPIRVELQKLEVEDFVKILTEPKHSLINQYKALLETEGIVVHFSDASIIRLAEIAYEVNQDTDNIGARRLHTILERLLEDLSFEASEISPAQIDITVQYVNEKLENVAKNKDLSQFIL